The following nucleotide sequence is from Aedes aegypti strain LVP_AGWG chromosome 3, AaegL5.0 Primary Assembly, whole genome shotgun sequence.
ttttcgaTTATATAGAAAATAATATATATCCATGCAAAATAattcttttggcaatctatcaactgcagtcgatagctaggatgccaatacttgttttaaaactataaattatatttttttgaaacagcatgaataaatattcacgttttcttcgaaaaacctaacaaagttaccccgttttgcGATATTAGTTTGGttgataaatttgttttaatttaggtGAAAAACAtgggtaaaataaataaataaattctttgAATGGCCCCCAGGCAGCATGCAAAACGTCGCTGTTAACTAAACATGCTCAGCAAGGTGACGAAATCGAGGCCCCGATGGTATCCGTTTTAGGACTTATCAAATATTATCTATAAAGGAAACCGATAATACTTTTCCATCCTTACTTCAAAGGTCTTAGAAATctagaaatatattgaaaatttaaaatttacaaaCGTGTAGCAAAAAACTGTATTGAAAATATTCATTGGGCTTAAAATTAAAATTCCGTCATCCTAATGCATCAGATTTTAACGAAAAACtggatataaaaataaattttcgattACTTTGGAAAAGGAGGACGTTTTCAGCCCAAAGGAGGACGGGAGGACTTTAGATTAAAAAGGAGAACATGTCCTCCCAAaggataccatctggtaagcctaactgggatggagaaggaatgttagttgtGATGATTGTTGCAGTTTTGCATTTCTTTTTGTCTTGCGATGAAATGTTATTGtttgaagataaaaaaaagaCGTCAATAATCATAATATGGAACcgtttaaaaattgtttttagtaatgacgaacAAAGAAAGGAatgtgtatattgaaattgtatataaCAGAAATCAGAGATTTTGCCGACACttgcagtgacgaaccatccatattTTATATGAAAGTGAGATAAAATTAATGCTGTCACGATAGAAATGTGTTATGAGAATGAAACGAGCttaccagttggtaatccatcctgaCACACAACGCGAACCAGACACGATCCATCCCGAAAAGCACTGCCTGAAGTAAGATATCTTGGTTCTGTGTAGTGAGGTGACTCTATGGGTCGAAGTACAGAATGTTATGCTTCTTTGAAAGCAGAGGATGTCATCGAACGAATAACTCAAACTTGCACTTCCGTTGTATAAAAAATTGTATATATTCTCTTGACGATCTCATTGATCTTGTTTTATCTAACTGGGTTGTCTTGGTTTTTGTTGCCTATGTTTTGTGTCTTATGGTTGAGTGAGCGATTCTTCACTCAACCGATCCTATTAGCAGTgattatttggaattttctttataCCTACTACTTGCACTGGCTGTTTCTGACAACAAAAATCTTTTTACACTAGAAGTACGATTCAGTTTATTTCCCTtaacacaaacaaaaaatccatCCTACGCTCAGAATCACTATTCGGTCTTCATTCTATCGATCAACAAACTATTAGAGATAATCCTTTTCACAAATCAGAAATAAAAATCTATACAGCTACTCTTTGACTATGCGTTGCCTAAATTTGGGGTTTTGTTCCTTGCTCTGTCGTAATTTCTAAACTACCACCTGGAGGAACTTACCTATTAGCaatcatgattcaaataaaaatgaaacgaTTGAGAGTTGATTTCTAACGACAGAAGGGAGAACTCTAGGTAGGTacttaaaactcatttttctgcATCGAACGTTCCGGGCGAGGAAGGAAACATCGCACAAATGTTTGGTAATCGTTCCGTGTGATGATTTTGTCCTCCATTTCGGTGTCGAGtgttgttttaatttaaaacaaCGGCTTTGCTGTTTGATGAACCGCCTGAACCACGTTATCATACGCAGTCTAATCACAATCGCGCGTCGCGGTTACCGACCAGACTTTGTTCTAGCTGGAGGAAAGATTGGCGCTCATTGCCCCTTATAGACTAATATGTATAAGGATCTATTCTCGtgctgtatgaaaatttagcaCGAGAGGAGATTGAACATCGACGTCTCATAAATGCTTCGTTTGAAAGACGAAGGTAGGCGGAAGGATCTCCCGTCGATTTGAACTTGCTAGGTTTTTTGGACATCCTTCCGAGTAGCTTCATCCGCTTTGTGTGTATGTCCTTATTGGCTAAACGAGTCTTAACACTGGCTTATTCTTAACAGGTTGATTAGGAGGTAGCTTACATCATTCCACCCATACCTCCCATGCCGCCCATTCCTCCCATACCGCCCATGCCTGGCATACCTCCGGCACCTTCCGGTTTGGGTTCCTCCGTCACGACGCACTCGGCGGTGGACAGCAGCGAGGCAACTCCGGAGGCATCGGTCAAGGCCGTTCGGACGACCTTGGTCGGGTCGATGATTCCCTTTTCGATCATGTTCACGTACTCACCGTTCAGGGCATCGTAACCGAAGTCGTCTTGCTGATCCAGAACCTTGGCCACAACGACCGATCCATCGACTCCGGCGTTCTTGGCAATCTGAGTGCAGGGTTGGTGCAGAGCACGTCGCACAATGTCAATTCCGGCCTTCTGGTCCTCGTTCGATCCCTTCAGGTTCTCCAAAGTCTTGATGCAACGGAGCAGGGCAGTACCACCTCCGGGAACGATACCTTCCTCAACGGCAGCGCGGGTGGCGCACAGAGCATCGTTGACGCGGTCCTTCTTCTCGTTGACTTCCACTTCGCTGGAGCCTCCGATCTTCAGGACAGCAACTCCCGACGACAGGCGAGCCAAACGTTCCTGCAGCTTTTCCTTCTCGTACTCGGAGGTAGTTTCGGCGATCTGGTCACGGATCTGTTCAacgcgggcttcaacatgcttGGAATCGCCCTTGCCCTTCAGCATCATGCAATCGTCCTTGGTGATGGTGATCTCTCCGACCTGTCCCAAATCGGACATCTGCACATCCTCCAGCTTGACCAAGTTGGCatcatcgccgaaaacgattccacCGGTGCTGATGGCCATATCGGACAGGGTGCTCTTGCGGTTATCTCCGAATCCTGGAGCCTTGACGGCGGCAACCTGCAGGCCAATCTTCAGTCTGTTCACGACCAGCGTGCTCAGAGCTTCTCCATCGACATCTTCGGCAATGATGACCAGTGGTTTGCGTGCCGAGTTGGCCAATTCCAGAGCCGGAATGATGGACTGGACGCTGGAGATCTTCTTCTCCGAGAAAAGCACCAGAGCATCCTGAAATTCGACCTTGGCTCCCTTGCTGGAGTTGATAAAGTACGGCGAAATGTATCCGCGATCGAACTTCATTCCCTCGATGATCTCCAGTTCGTCATGAAGAGTCTTGCCGTCCTTAACGGTGATGACGCCATCCTTTCCGACGCGCTTCATGGCTTCGCTGATCAGATCACCGATGGCACGGTCTCCGTTGGCCGAGATGGTGGCAACTTGGGCAATCTCTTCCGGAGAGGTAACGGCACGGGACATGGTCTTCAGGTGATCCTTGACGGCATCGACGGCCAGCATCACGCCACGGCGGATTTCCACTGGGTTGGCACCCTTGGAGATCTTCTCGAAGCCCTCCTTGGCGATAGCACGGGCCAAAACGGTGGCCGTGGTGGTGCCATCTCCGGCTTCCTCGTTGGTGTTGTTGGCAACGTCCTGGACCAGCTTGGCGCCGATGTTCTGGAACTTGCACTTCAGCTCGATACCCTTGGCTACGGTGACACCGTCCTTGGTGATCTTGGGCGAGCCCCAGCTCTGCTCCAGGATGACGTTGCGACCCTGCGGAAAGAAGAGGAATTGGTGCATTAGAAATCTGTCGATTCGAGTAATATAGTGCTATATCTTTTGGTCAAACACCATCCTGGatgccattaggccgaatgctgTTAAGCCAAAAGGATTTTGACGGGTCGTCTAGATGAAAAGGGTCATAAGGCAAAAAGTTACACTAAACGGAAACGGTTATCGATAGGTTGGAAGGATTGGATTGAAAGATCTGATAGATGAAAGCTTCATAGAGAAATCGCATGGTTTTCCTTCCAAGTTTTCTATTGGGACCAGTACAGTAGTACATACAGGACAAGCGGTTTATTCTACagacaaacacaaaaaactgTGAATTGAATGTCttctgacacgatgacattttcataaatcataagtgTTGCATAGAACTTTGGCATATCCGATCATAAACGACAATAATGGATTGATCTTGCTTGTTAAGTCGAATGTGAAAAACCTGCAGTGAAAGCGACGATTATTACGAAACGTATTACGTACGTACCGGTTTTTAGCGAAGCTATCCTGACCACGATACATacaattgacatttttcgtgCCTACGTTCATTTGATTGCTCGTGTTGTGACTGCCAAAGGCAAAGGGTGTTGAATATGAACGAAAACGTgccgactaccgtgattgcttagaACACTGATTAGGAATTCTTTTAGGGATTACTACAAAAATTCATTCAGTGCATCTCTCGGACTtccttagaataatttcaaattattgttcaggATTTCTTTAACCCTTGAACCATTGATCTTAGAACGCCTAAACTGCTCGTATTCGCATAAATGTCCTATTTTTATACGTTGTACTATATAAATGGGTAAGTTATGCGAACAGAGGCAGCTGccttcacaaattcttcaagagtttttggatttttaggagaaaatctcaaagaatacGACCACCAGACAATTCTCCGAGAGCACtact
It contains:
- the LOC5575032 gene encoding 60 kDa heat shock protein, mitochondrial, with product MFRLPTVLRCTAARQVAAGYRGYAKDVRFGPEVRALMLQGVDVLADAVAVTMGPKGRNVILEQSWGSPKITKDGVTVAKGIELKCKFQNIGAKLVQDVANNTNEEAGDGTTTATVLARAIAKEGFEKISKGANPVEIRRGVMLAVDAVKDHLKTMSRAVTSPEEIAQVATISANGDRAIGDLISEAMKRVGKDGVITVKDGKTLHDELEIIEGMKFDRGYISPYFINSSKGAKVEFQDALVLFSEKKISSVQSIIPALELANSARKPLVIIAEDVDGEALSTLVVNRLKIGLQVAAVKAPGFGDNRKSTLSDMAISTGGIVFGDDANLVKLEDVQMSDLGQVGEITITKDDCMMLKGKGDSKHVEARVEQIRDQIAETTSEYEKEKLQERLARLSSGVAVLKIGGSSEVEVNEKKDRVNDALCATRAAVEEGIVPGGGTALLRCIKTLENLKGSNEDQKAGIDIVRRALHQPCTQIAKNAGVDGSVVVAKVLDQQDDFGYDALNGEYVNMIEKGIIDPTKVVRTALTDASGVASLLSTAECVVTEEPKPEGAGGMPGMGGMGGMGGMGGMGGMM